Within Amycolatopsis sp. cg5, the genomic segment CGCGTGGTGCTCGACGGCGCTGGCCAGGATCCGGGGCTTCTGACGCGCCCAGAAGATGCCCTTGACCGCGAGATTGTCGCTTTCGGTGCCCCCGGCGGTGAAGATCACCTCGGACGGCCGCGCGCCCAGCGAGGCGGCGATGACCTCGCGGGCCTCCTCGACCATCCGGCGGGCCCGCCTGCCCGAGGAATGCAGCGACGAGGCGTTGCCCACTGTGGACAGCGCCTCGGTCATCGCCGCTATGGCTTCGGGCAACATGGGGGTCGTCGCCGCGTGGTCGAGATAGGTCATCGCCCACCCAGGATAGTCGCACTGGCCTCAGGCTTTTTCCGGCCACCGCCCGGTGAGAAAAACACCCGAACAGGCGATGCCGATCGTGATCACCGCGAGCACGGCCACCGCCGGTCCAGGATGCTCCGCCGAGGCCAGCGCGGCCAGCAGCACACCGCCGACGCCGATCAGCAGCGCCGAGCCGACCCAGTCGACCAATTGCAGCGCGGAGGTGTTGAATCCGCGCTCGCTCTCCGGCGAATAGCGGTAGAGCAGCACCGAAATGGCGGGCATGGCGATGCCCATCCCGGCGCCGCCGATGGTGCAGACCACGAACGCGATCCAGCCGGGCAGCCACGGCTGGCTGACCATCAGGAACCCGACCAGACCCAACGCGACCAGCGCGAACCCGAGCCGCAGCGAGTTCTCGCGCGACCAGTCCGGGTAACGGCCCTGCACCGCCGAGCCCGCCGACCAGCCGAGCGCGGTCAGCGTCAGCGGCAAGCCCGCCATCGACGGGCTGTAGCCGTGGACGGCCGACATGGTCAGCGGCAGGAACGCCTCCATCGAGGCGTACGCGGCGGCGATCAGCCCGCGCGCGGCGACCACGGTCGGCAGTCCGCGCCTGCCGCTGAGCGTCCCGGTGGGCAGCAGCTTCCGCAGCGCGACGGCGAGCACGACCAGCGCGGCGGCTCCATAGGCGAGCGCGAGGAGTGACGGGTGTTGCGCGGCCCAGCTCAGCGCGGCGATACCGAGCGCGGTCGCGACCGCGGCGGTCACGCTGGCGCGCTGCTGCCGTTCACCGGGCACGTGCGGCGGGAGCCTGCGGGTGACCACGACCAGCATCGCCGTGCCGACCGCCACGAACGGCACCAGCCCGAGGAACACCCACCGCCAGCCGAAATGGACGGTGACCAGCCCGCCGACGAACGGCCCCAGCACGGCGGGCAGCACCCACGCGGCGGCGGTGGCCGCGTACATCACCGGGCGCTCGCGGTCGGTGTAGGTGAGCGCGATCAGCAGCGAGAACGCGACCAGGAAGAAGCCGGAGCCGACACCTTGGAGCACCCGCCCGGCCAGCAGCGTGGCCATGTTCTGCGCGCTGCCCGCCACCAGCAGGCCCCCGACGAAGACGACCAGCCCGCCGAGCAGCGCGGGCACCGGGCCCTTGCGGTCACCGAGCCGTCCGGACAGCACGGTCGCGACGACACTGGCGACCAGGAAACCGGTGAACGGCCACGAGTACAGGTCCTGCCCGTGCAGCGCGGCGACCATGGTCGGCATGGCGGTCGCCACACCCATCGCCTCGAACGCCACCAGCGTGACGAGCAGCAGCAGCCCGCCCGTGGTGAAGCGGTGTTCCGGCGTCCACAGCACGCCCTTCTTGGGCGGTGCCCCCAGTGTCTCCGTCATGCCGCCCAGCCTGGTACCTCGACCTGGGTGGAGGTCAAGCGGATAAAGCGGGCTTTACTCCCGGGGATAAAGCCCGCTGAACATCGGGGAGTAAAGCCCGCTTTATCCCGGCTAGCTGGCCGCGAGGACCTTGCGGCGGGTGCGCTTGCGGGCCGGGATGCGGACCGTGCCGAGCGCCGAGTGCACGGCCGACTCGGCGAGCGCGGCGAGTTCACGCCGGTCGACCGCGCGGCCGGGCGCGATCTCCGGGCAGATGAACAGTTCCAGCACCAGGCCGCGCAGCGCGGCGACCCGGCTCAGCGAGGCGATCAGCGACTCCGGGCCGATGAACGCCGGGCGGCTCGTCTCACGGCCGTCGGCGAGACGGAAGCGCAGCGCGATCGGGCGCACCGGCACACCGCCGTCGATCGCGGCCTGGAACGTCGCCGTCGTGAAGCGCCCGGAGGCGAGGCCGCACCAGGTCGTGCCTTCCGGTGTGACGCTCACCAGCGAGCCGGACCGCAGCGCGTCGGCGAGTTCGGCCATGGTGCCCGGAAGTGTCGAAAGCCGTTCGCGGTCAAGGAAAATGCTGCCACCCCGGCGGACCAGGGTGCCCAGCAGCGGCCACGACGCGATCTCCTTCTTGGCGAGCGCGCGCATCGGGCGGACGGCGTTGATCGCGACGATGTCGAGCCACGAGATGTGGTTGTTGACCACCAGCGCGCCACGGCCGGCCGCGAAATCGTCGGCGCCGTGCACGAGCAGGCGGACGCCGAACGCACGCAGCACGCCGCGGAAGATCAAGCGCACCAGGCGTTCGCGGGCGGCGCCGCGCAGCGCGAACATCACCGGCGCGGCCAGCAGCGCGAGCAGGAGCACGCCGATCGCGCTGCCGAACCGGAAGATCCGGCGCGGCAGCGAAACCGTCGGCTCGCCCTCGGTCAGGCATCCGTCGCCACAGGGCGACGTCGGCATGTAGGCGTGCGTCACTGGACACCCAGGAAGAACTTGAGGTAACGCTCGTCGATCTTCTGCAGATCGAGCAACACGAAGAAGTCCGCCACCCCGAAGTCCGCGTCGAGCGCGGGCGCTCCGCAGACCTGGGCGCCAAGGCGCACGTAACCCTTGATCAGCGGCGGCAGCACCGACCGCGCGGGCCGCTCGATGCCGCCGGAGTTCCACGGGTGCAGCGGCGAGACACGCAGCGAGTCCGGCGAGAAGTGCTTGGTGCGCAAGACATCCCACACGCCGGCGGCGTAGCTTCCGCCGTCCACGAGCGGCACGGACGCGCAGCCGGCGAGGTACCGGTGACCCGAGAGCAGCATGTAGCGCGCGATGCCCGCCCAGACGAGGCTGACGACGGCGCCGCTACGGTGATCGGGGTGCACGCACGAGCGGCCGGTCTCGACCAGGGAGGAGCGCAGGCCCGCGAGCGCGGTCAGGTCGAACTCACTGTCCGAGTACAACTGTCCGGCCGCGACGGCCCGCTCGGGCGGCAGCATGCGGTAGGTGCCGACGATCTCGCCGGTGTTGTCGTCACGGACGACCAGGTGGTCACAGAACTCGTCGAAGCGGTCCACGTCGAGCCCGTCGACGAGCGAGTTGAGCCGCGCGCCCATCTCTTCGGCGAAGACCTGGTGGCGAAGTCTTTGCGCGGCAAGGACTTCGGCGTTGTCGTTGGCTACGAGGAGTGAATACCGGGGCGCATCGGCCGGGAGCTCGACACCCGCCTGATCAGTGCTGACGAGTAGCTGTGACGACGTCATGCCATAGGTGTACGCCTGCCTTAGAAAAGGCTGAGAGAGCGATCCGATGACCGGTCTGTGCACTTCGGGTTAATTGCGGGTACTTGATAAAGGAAATGGGGCGGTCCCGTTAAGGAACCGCCCCATCCAGGTAAACGCCCGGGTCAGCCCTTGCGGGCGGCCACCGCGTCGGTCAGCTGCGGCGCGACGTTGAACAGGTCGCCCACCACGCCGAAGTCGGCGATCTCGAAGATCGGCGCCTCCGCGTCCTTGTTGACCGCGATGATCGTCTTCGAGGTCTGCATGCCCGCGCGGTGCTGGATCGCGCCGGAGATGCCGAGCGCGATGTACAGCTGCGGCGAGACCGTCTTGCCGGTCTGGCCGACCTGGAACTGCGCCGGGTAGTAGCCGGAGTCGACGGCCGCGCGCGACGCGCCGACAGCCGCGCCGAGCGAGTCGGCCAGCTTCTCGACGACGTCGAACTTCTCGGCCGAACCGACACCGCGGCCACCGGAGACGACGATCGACGCCTCGGTCAGCTCGGGACGGTCGCCGCCGACCAGCGGCTCGACGCCGACGATCTTGGCGGACTTGGCCGCGTCGATCGCGGGCAGCTCGACGGTCTCCTCGGCGGCGGCACCCTCAGCGGGCTCCGCCTCGACGCCACCGGGGCGCACCGAGATGATCGGGGTTCCCTTGGCGGCCTTGGCCTTCACGGAGAACGCGCCACCGAAGATGGACTGCTCGACGGAGCCGTCGGAGTTCACGCCGACGACGTCGATGAGCAGACCGGAGTCCAGGCGCGCGGCGAGGCGGCCCGACACCTCCTTGCCCTCGGCGGTGGCGGCGACCAGCACGGCGGCCGGGGAGGCCTGCTGAGCCAGCTTGTGCAGCGCGTCGACCTTCGGGGTCACCAGGTAGGAGGCGGCCTCGTCGGACTCCGCGACGTAGACCTTCGCGGCGCCGTAAGCGGCGAGCTGCTCCTTGACCTTGCCCGCGGTGCCGGGCGAACCGACGACGACCGCGGACGGCTCACCCAGCGCGCGAGCGGCGGTCAGCAGCTCGAGGGTGACCTTCTTGACCGCGCCGTCGGCGTGGTCGACGAGAACGAGAACTTCAGCCATGTTGTGTCAACTCCCTCAGATGAGCTTCTGACCGACGAGGTACTCGGCGACCTTCGTGCCGCCGTCGCCTTCGTCCTCGACGCGCTGCCCCGCGGTGCGCGGCGGCTTCGGCGAGGCCTCGACGACCGACGACCACGCGTTGCCGAGGCCGACCTCGCCGGCGTCGACACCGAGGTCGGCGACGGACAACGTTTCGACCGGCTTCTTCTTGGCGGCCATGATGCCCTTGAAGGACGGGTACCGCGGCTCGTTGATCTTCTCGGTGACGGAGACCAGCGCGGGCAGGCTCGCCTCGAGGTGTGTGAGGCCCTCGTCCGCGGTCTCGCGCTTGACCTTCACGGTCGAGCCGTCGACGGTCAGCTCACGCGCGTGGGTCAGCTGCGGCAGGCCGAGCAGCTCGGCGACGATCGCCGGGACGGCGCCACCGCGGCCGTCGGAGGCCTCGTTGCCCGCGATGACCAGGTCGACGCCTTCGACCTTGCGGATCGCGGCGGCGATGACCTTGGCCGTGGCCAGCAGGTCGGAGCCGTGCAGCGCGTCGTCGGAAACGTGGATCGCCTTGTCCGCGCCCATGGACAGGGCCTTGCGGATGGCGTCGGTGGCGCGCGACGGGCCGACGGCGAGCACGGTCACTTCGCCTTCGCCGGCTTCCTTGATCTTGAGCGCCTCCTCGACGGCGCGCTCGTTGATCTCGTCGAGCACCGCGTCGGCGGACTCACGGTCGAGTGTGTGGTCGGATTCGGAGAGCTTGCGCTCCGAGTAGGTGTCAGGCACCTGCTTGACCAGGACAACGATGTTCGTCATGGGTCTTCTTCGACCTCCCGCTATTACGAAGCTCTACTTCGGCGAAGGTTATGGCCTCGGACGCCCGCTGGGAGCCCCTAGGTGACCTCATTCACCCCTAAGCGCTGTTTACCGGGACCATCGTCCCAATAGTCTCGCGTATCGCCCATCGGAACCGATCCGGTAATCCGGTTGGAGCAACACTGGGCTACACGGAGTAGGCCGTTAGGGGTTAACCTCCCTGCCCATGCCCGCCCACGTCGCTGTGATCACGGACTCCACCGCCTGCCTACCCGAACATCTCGCCGCCCAGTGGGGCGTCACCGTCGTGCAGGTCCAACTGCAGGTCGGGGCCTCCATGGACGACGAACACCGGGTCGGCAGACAGGACCTGATCGAGGCCATGAAGGGGGGAACGCCGGTCGCCACGGCACCGCCGGACACCGGCGCGTTCTTCTGGGCGTTCCAGGAAGCGGCGAGTTCCGGCGCCAGTTCGGTGGTAAGTATCCACCTGTCGGGACGGATGTCCGCGACCGTCCAGGCCGCCCGCGAAGCCGCGAGCCAGGTACGCATTCCCGTCCACGTGCTGGACAGCCACACGACCGGCATGAGCCTCGGGTTCGCCGCGATTTCGGCCGCGCGTGCCGCGGGCGCCGGCGCGCAGGCCCGCCGGGTCATCGACGCCGCCGAGCAGCGTTTCCGCACCAGCACCGAGTTCATCTACGTCGACACCCTCGAATACCTGCGCCGCGGCGGCCGGATCGGCGGCGCGCAGGCGTGGATCGGCACGAAGTTCGCCATCAAGCCCGTGCTGACCGTGCGCGAGGGCGAAGTCGCGCCACTCGCCCGCGTTCCCGGTGCGCGACGGGCGATTTCGAAGATGACCGACCTGGCCGTCGCGGCCGCCGCCGGCAGGCAGGTCGACATCGCGGTCACCCGCTTCGGCTCGGACGAGCGCTTCGCCGAACTGTCCGCCGACCTGGTGAAACGCATCCCGAACGTGCACGAGAACCACCTCGTCGAGGCCAGCGCGATCATCGGCGCTCATGTCGGCCCCGGCGCGCTGGGCATCACCGTCTCGCCCGTTGGCGGCTGAGAGACACCGACCGCGCTTGCGGAAGGTTACCCATGTCGTCTGCGAAGATGACCACATGAGCAAAGATCTCGCAGAACTGCTAGGCACCCAGGAGACTGTCAACCTGGAGTTCAAGCAGTCTGGAAAGGATCGCGACAAGCTCCGGAAGGCGATCTGCGCACTGGCCAACGATCTAGGACACAAAGGCGTCGGGCACTTGCTCATCGGCGTGAACGACAAAGGTCAGCCTGTGGATGATGTGGACGTCAGCGACCGCGAGCTTTTGAGACTCACGGACCTTCGCGACGAAGGCCAGATCCTCGACAGGCCTTCGATGACGGTCGAGTCCGCCATTTTTGCCGGTAGGCCGATCGTACATATCGAGGTGAAAGCCTCTTCGACGCCTCCTGTTCGCTTCAAGGGCATTACCTGGGTTAGACCCGGGCCAACAACGCGAGAAGCAACACGTGACGACGAGCGCATCCTGAGCGAGCGCCGACGCGCTGCGGACGTGCCATACGACAGTCGCGCCCTAGAAACAGCAACTCTTGAGGACCTCGATCTCGCACTGTTCCGATCCGACTATTTGCCATCATTTGTGGCCCCAGAAGTCATTGAAGAGAATGGGCGAACAGCAGAACAACAGCTTGCATCGTTGGGACTAACAAATCTTCAAGGCAACCCGACCGTACTTGGTTTACTTACACTTGGAGTTAATCCAAGCGCACACATACCCGGCGCTTACGTGCAGTTCATTCGGTATCAAGGGGACGATCTTGATGCAGCCGTCGCAGATGATCAAGAAATGCGCTCCAATCTCATTGGAACCGCGACCCGACTCGGCGCAGTACTACGCGGACACTTGCACACAAGACTCGAAGAGGGGGAAGATTTTCGGGAGGAACAAAAACCCGACTATCCCTTTGAAGCCCTTCGGGAAGTGTGCATGAACGCCATCATGCACAGAAACTACGAAAATTCAAACGCACCCGTGCGTATCGCCTGGTTCAACGACCGAATTGAAGTCACCAACCCAGGAGGCCCCTTCGGGCAGGTGCGAAATGATAACTTCGAAAGGGTCAATGACTATCGAAATCCCTCCCTTGCCGCAGCAATGAAGTCCCTCAACTACGTCAACCGTTTTGGCCGAGGAATCGGCCGAATACAGGCCTCACTGAAGCGGAACGGAAATCCACAACCACGGTTCGACGTCGACGACTCGTCATGGTCCGTCACCCTTTGGAGGACCAAATGACATCCGTTGCATTGTTCAACAACAAGGGCGGCGTAGGCAAGACAACATTGACCTACCATCTCGCCCACATGCTTCAGCGCCTCGGACATCGAGTGTTGGCCGTGGATCTCGATCCACAGTCAAATCTCACAGCACAGTTTCTAGACGAGGAAGATCTCGCCGAACTTTGGCACGAACCTCAAAGCCCAGCTTGGCCAGACTCAACACCTCGACAAGCGAAGCTCGTCGGCCCCGTCTCTAGCACAACCGGAACGATTGCTACCGCAGTAGCGCCGATCCGCGAAGGACTAGGAGACATCGATACACCTGCACCTATCGAAATAACGGACGGCTTATGGCTCCTTCCTGGCGATCTTGAGCTTAGCGCTTTTGAAGATAAGCTCTCAGAAACTTGGCCCAAGTGCTTCACCGGCGACAAGGCCGCCCTCCGAACAACAACCGCATTTCACAGAATTATCGACGCAGCAAGAACCACAGTCGAAGCAAACTTGGTCCTGATTGACGTCGGCCCCAATTTAGGCGCAATCAATAGGGCAGCACTCCTGTCAGCAGATACCGTCCTTACACCCCTAGCCGCAGATCTATTCTCGTTACGCGGCTTGCACAACCTCGGCCCCACCTTACGCAGCTGGCGTGGAACCTGGCAAGATATTGTACTGCCAAATGTTCCAAAGTCGATCGCTGCACCTCCAGGAATAATGCAGCCATTAGGCTACGTAATTATGCAGCCCATCATGCGACTCGACCGACCAGTCCGAGCGTATCGACGCTGGCTGGATCGAATTCCAGCAGTTTACTCCTCTGCAGTCCTCGGAGAGCCGGGCGAGGCGGCAGATTCTTCATATGAGGTCGCGACGCTCAAGAACTACCAAAGCCTTATGCCACTAGCTCACGATGCGCGAAAACCCATGTTTGATCTTCGCTCAGCCGACGGCGCGCTTGGAAGCACTCAAACCTACGTACAAAAGTGCTATCAAGATTTTCAGACACTAGCTCGCAAGCTGTTAGATAGGCTTGAAGCGACCGAATGATACAACGAATTCCCGCCGGGCGATTTCGAAGATGACCGACCTGGCCGTCGCGGCCGCCGCCGGCAGGCAGGTCGACATCGCGGTCACCCGCTTCGGCTCGGACGAGCGCTTCGCCGAACTGTCCGCCGACCTGGTGAAACGCATCCCGAACGTGCACGAGAACCACCTCGTCGAGGCCAGCGCGATCATCGGCGCGCATGTCGGCCCCGGCGCGCTGGGCATCACCGTCTCGCCCGTTGGCGGCTGACCACCCGTTCGCCCGCCCCGAAAACCCTTGCCGTGCTTGGCGGTTCGGCGCTACCTTGGATTGTGACCGGATGACCGGCTTTGGTCATCTGGTCAACAAGTCAGGGGGTATGCGAACATGCCGTATGCCAGAACCATCGAAGGACCGGGCGGACCGGATCCTGGACGCGGCGGCCGCGCTGCTGATCCGCTACGGCTACCGGAAGGTGACCGTCGAGGACGTCGCCAGGCAGGCGGGCATCGGCAAGGGCACGGTCTATCTGCATTGGCGCACCAAGGAAAAACTGTTCGAAGCCGTGATTCTGCGCGGCTACATCGAGCTGGCAGGCGAACTGCTCGACCGGGTCAGGGAAGATCCGGCCGAGGTCGTGCCACACCGGTTCCTGCGCGCGTCCTATCTGGCCACCATGCGGCGCCCGCTCATGCTCGCGCTGCTCACCGGCGACAGCAGTGAGCTGCTCGGCTCACTGAAGCGCGATTCCTCTTATCAGGCACAGGAAACGATCGTCGGCGACCGCTTCGCCGACATGATGGCCGCGCGCGGGCTGATCCGGCCCGACGTGCCGCACGTGCAGTACGCGCTGCAAGCCGTCGGCGCCGGTTTCTATCTCGTCGACAACGTCAGCGAAGACGGCACCGGGCTGACGCTGGAGGGCAAAGCCGACCTGCTGGCGTACACGGTGCGCAGTGCGTTCGAGCCTGCCGAACCGGCGGACCCGGCCGCCGTCGCGGCGACCGCGGCCGAGCTGGTCACGCTGCTCGAAGGCTTGCTTTCCATCTACCACAAGGGAATTTACGCCGAGCCCGGCTGATGACGGCGCGTCGGCGTGGACAAGGGGAGAACGATGACCACCACACTCGCCGACAGCTGGGGCGTCCACTCGGCACAGTTCTGGCTGCGCGGGAAACAGCCGGAGAAGCGCGTCGAATTCAGTGAGAGGTCCGGGATGTGGAACGTCTACGGGCACCGGGAAGCGTTGCGGATCCTCGCCGACCCGGCCACCTTCTCGTCGGACATCATCCGCGTCGTGCCGGACGGGACGTTCCCCGACGAGGACAAGGACGCGCTCTCCGCGGGCAACCTGATCCAGCTCGACCCGCCGATGCACACCAAGCTGCGCAAGCTGGTCAGCCACGCCTTCACCCCGAAGGTGGTCGCCGACCTCGAGCCGCGCATCGCCAAGGTCACCACGGAACTGCTCGACGCCGTCGACGGCACCGGACGGCTGGAGCTGGTGGAGAACCTCGCGTACCCGCTGCCGGTCATCGTGATCGCGGAACTGCTGGGTGTCCCGGCGAGTGATCGCGAGCTGTTCAAGGGCTGGGTCGACGGGCTGCTCGACAACGACGAAGAGTTCACGCTGAACGAGCCGACGGAGAAGCAGCGCGCGCGGTTGAAGGACCGGATGGAGGTGCGCCAGAACCTCATCGACTACATCACCGGGCACGCCGACGAGCGCCGCAGCCGTCCCCGCGAGGACCTGCTCACCAAGCTCATCGAGGCGCAGGTGGACGGCGAGAGCCTCAGCCCGGCGCAGGTGGCGAACTTCGCGAACCTGCTGCTGGTCGCCGGGCACATCACCACCACCATGCTGCTC encodes:
- a CDS encoding lysophospholipid acyltransferase family protein, with protein sequence MTHAYMPTSPCGDGCLTEGEPTVSLPRRIFRFGSAIGVLLLALLAAPVMFALRGAARERLVRLIFRGVLRAFGVRLLVHGADDFAAGRGALVVNNHISWLDIVAINAVRPMRALAKKEIASWPLLGTLVRRGGSIFLDRERLSTLPGTMAELADALRSGSLVSVTPEGTTWCGLASGRFTTATFQAAIDGGVPVRPIALRFRLADGRETSRPAFIGPESLIASLSRVAALRGLVLELFICPEIAPGRAVDRRELAALAESAVHSALGTVRIPARKRTRRKVLAAS
- a CDS encoding cytochrome P450; protein product: MTTTLADSWGVHSAQFWLRGKQPEKRVEFSERSGMWNVYGHREALRILADPATFSSDIIRVVPDGTFPDEDKDALSAGNLIQLDPPMHTKLRKLVSHAFTPKVVADLEPRIAKVTTELLDAVDGTGRLELVENLAYPLPVIVIAELLGVPASDRELFKGWVDGLLDNDEEFTLNEPTEKQRARLKDRMEVRQNLIDYITGHADERRSRPREDLLTKLIEAQVDGESLSPAQVANFANLLLVAGHITTTMLLGNTMLCLDAHPGEWQKARADRSTVPSVIEESLRFLSPFAAVARVTNVEADFDGTVIPPDHMIMVWVAAANRDERTFTNPDTFVATRDPNPHLAFGRGVHFCLGAPLARLEGRVAMNLLLDRYPTLRADPDARPEFQPSPNMTGVRKLPLLAG
- a CDS encoding MFS transporter codes for the protein MTETLGAPPKKGVLWTPEHRFTTGGLLLLVTLVAFEAMGVATAMPTMVAALHGQDLYSWPFTGFLVASVVATVLSGRLGDRKGPVPALLGGLVVFVGGLLVAGSAQNMATLLAGRVLQGVGSGFFLVAFSLLIALTYTDRERPVMYAATAAAWVLPAVLGPFVGGLVTVHFGWRWVFLGLVPFVAVGTAMLVVVTRRLPPHVPGERQQRASVTAAVATALGIAALSWAAQHPSLLALAYGAAALVVLAVALRKLLPTGTLSGRRGLPTVVAARGLIAAAYASMEAFLPLTMSAVHGYSPSMAGLPLTLTALGWSAGSAVQGRYPDWSRENSLRLGFALVALGLVGFLMVSQPWLPGWIAFVVCTIGGAGMGIAMPAISVLLYRYSPESERGFNTSALQLVDWVGSALLIGVGGVLLAALASAEHPGPAVAVLAVITIGIACSGVFLTGRWPEKA
- a CDS encoding DegV family protein; translation: MPAHVAVITDSTACLPEHLAAQWGVTVVQVQLQVGASMDDEHRVGRQDLIEAMKGGTPVATAPPDTGAFFWAFQEAASSGASSVVSIHLSGRMSATVQAAREAASQVRIPVHVLDSHTTGMSLGFAAISAARAAGAGAQARRVIDAAEQRFRTSTEFIYVDTLEYLRRGGRIGGAQAWIGTKFAIKPVLTVREGEVAPLARVPGARRAISKMTDLAVAAAAGRQVDIAVTRFGSDERFAELSADLVKRIPNVHENHLVEASAIIGAHVGPGALGITVSPVGG
- a CDS encoding electron transfer flavoprotein subunit beta; its protein translation is MTNIVVLVKQVPDTYSERKLSESDHTLDRESADAVLDEINERAVEEALKIKEAGEGEVTVLAVGPSRATDAIRKALSMGADKAIHVSDDALHGSDLLATAKVIAAAIRKVEGVDLVIAGNEASDGRGGAVPAIVAELLGLPQLTHARELTVDGSTVKVKRETADEGLTHLEASLPALVSVTEKINEPRYPSFKGIMAAKKKPVETLSVADLGVDAGEVGLGNAWSSVVEASPKPPRTAGQRVEDEGDGGTKVAEYLVGQKLI
- a CDS encoding ParA family protein is translated as MTSVALFNNKGGVGKTTLTYHLAHMLQRLGHRVLAVDLDPQSNLTAQFLDEEDLAELWHEPQSPAWPDSTPRQAKLVGPVSSTTGTIATAVAPIREGLGDIDTPAPIEITDGLWLLPGDLELSAFEDKLSETWPKCFTGDKAALRTTTAFHRIIDAARTTVEANLVLIDVGPNLGAINRAALLSADTVLTPLAADLFSLRGLHNLGPTLRSWRGTWQDIVLPNVPKSIAAPPGIMQPLGYVIMQPIMRLDRPVRAYRRWLDRIPAVYSSAVLGEPGEAADSSYEVATLKNYQSLMPLAHDARKPMFDLRSADGALGSTQTYVQKCYQDFQTLARKLLDRLEATE
- a CDS encoding DegV family protein; this translates as MKRPNDTTNSRRAISKMTDLAVAAAAGRQVDIAVTRFGSDERFAELSADLVKRIPNVHENHLVEASAIIGAHVGPGALGITVSPVGG
- a CDS encoding TetR/AcrR family transcriptional regulator; amino-acid sequence: MPEPSKDRADRILDAAAALLIRYGYRKVTVEDVARQAGIGKGTVYLHWRTKEKLFEAVILRGYIELAGELLDRVREDPAEVVPHRFLRASYLATMRRPLMLALLTGDSSELLGSLKRDSSYQAQETIVGDRFADMMAARGLIRPDVPHVQYALQAVGAGFYLVDNVSEDGTGLTLEGKADLLAYTVRSAFEPAEPADPAAVAATAAELVTLLEGLLSIYHKGIYAEPG
- a CDS encoding electron transfer flavoprotein subunit alpha/FixB family protein; protein product: MAEVLVLVDHADGAVKKVTLELLTAARALGEPSAVVVGSPGTAGKVKEQLAAYGAAKVYVAESDEAASYLVTPKVDALHKLAQQASPAAVLVAATAEGKEVSGRLAARLDSGLLIDVVGVNSDGSVEQSIFGGAFSVKAKAAKGTPIISVRPGGVEAEPAEGAAAEETVELPAIDAAKSAKIVGVEPLVGGDRPELTEASIVVSGGRGVGSAEKFDVVEKLADSLGAAVGASRAAVDSGYYPAQFQVGQTGKTVSPQLYIALGISGAIQHRAGMQTSKTIIAVNKDAEAPIFEIADFGVVGDLFNVAPQLTDAVAARKG
- a CDS encoding GNAT family N-acetyltransferase; protein product: MTSSQLLVSTDQAGVELPADAPRYSLLVANDNAEVLAAQRLRHQVFAEEMGARLNSLVDGLDVDRFDEFCDHLVVRDDNTGEIVGTYRMLPPERAVAAGQLYSDSEFDLTALAGLRSSLVETGRSCVHPDHRSGAVVSLVWAGIARYMLLSGHRYLAGCASVPLVDGGSYAAGVWDVLRTKHFSPDSLRVSPLHPWNSGGIERPARSVLPPLIKGYVRLGAQVCGAPALDADFGVADFFVLLDLQKIDERYLKFFLGVQ
- a CDS encoding ATP-binding protein encodes the protein MSKDLAELLGTQETVNLEFKQSGKDRDKLRKAICALANDLGHKGVGHLLIGVNDKGQPVDDVDVSDRELLRLTDLRDEGQILDRPSMTVESAIFAGRPIVHIEVKASSTPPVRFKGITWVRPGPTTREATRDDERILSERRRAADVPYDSRALETATLEDLDLALFRSDYLPSFVAPEVIEENGRTAEQQLASLGLTNLQGNPTVLGLLTLGVNPSAHIPGAYVQFIRYQGDDLDAAVADDQEMRSNLIGTATRLGAVLRGHLHTRLEEGEDFREEQKPDYPFEALREVCMNAIMHRNYENSNAPVRIAWFNDRIEVTNPGGPFGQVRNDNFERVNDYRNPSLAAAMKSLNYVNRFGRGIGRIQASLKRNGNPQPRFDVDDSSWSVTLWRTK